CACACCTTAGTCTACATCAGAGAAtccatactggagaaaaaccatatgaatgtagtgaatgtggaaaagcctttagcCGAAGCACTAACCTTAGCCAGCATCAGCGAATTCATACTCAAGAAAAACCTTACAAATGTAacgaatgtgggaaagccttcagtgaCCGTTCATCCGTAATTCAGCATCAGAGAATACACACTGGAGAGAATCCCTATGAATGCAGTGAatgtggaaaagctttcagttgGATCTCTTCTCTTATTGAACATCAGAGAACACACACTGGGGAAAACCCGTATGTGTGCAGTGACTGTGGAAAAGTGTTCAGTCGAAGCTCATCCCTTATTGAACATCAGAGAATACACACTGGAGAAAAGCCCCATGAATGCAGAGTGTGTGGAAAGGGCTTCGCTCGGAGCTCATCCCTTATTATTCACCagagaactcatactggagagaagcctTACAAATGTAACGGCTGTGGGAAGGCCTTCAGTCAGAGTTCAACTCTCATCAGACATCAGCAACTTCACACTAATGAGTAATACGcaagcttttaaaaatcagtcttAGCACAAAAGCACATGTGCTTAAGCTCCCAcagctggaaagaaaaatgtatactTGTTTGAATTTTCTTGCTAGCTGTAAGCCAGTTTCAAACTTTGCTCCCTCCcgtcttccctccctcccttccattcttccttccttccttcaactAAATGGTCAAATGAGTGATCAGCGCATCAAGgggacagttttttaaatggcatATTCAATCCAGTATTCTGGAGGGTTCTCACCTTAGAGTATACAGTTGTAGTTCCCCTTTTCTATCACATGGGGTCCCTAATAACCTAACCTAAATAATATCTTTTTCCTAACCATCTCAGCCCCTTCACTTAAAGAGGAAATACTGTGTGTGCATTCATAGTTGTTAGCCCCAGTAGAAGAGAGTAAGCTAGCTTCAGCACAGGACTAAAAATTTCTTACCAGTTTGGGAATAATAGTTTTTAGGCAAGTTTAGTCTCTGGATCTGTAAGGacagatttttctcttcttccctccctcagtttttttgctgtaatatattttctttaaagtatAACTCAGAGGGGTTTTTCTAATGTGCCTAACTAATCCTAGTTTTAGTTTATCACATGTTTACCAAGAATGTCCTAAAATGTTAGAGATGTTTAGTTCCTCCATTATCTTGAAAATAAATTGCTTCAATTGCTGACCTATTTTTTtagtctttcttttgtttacagacTTAGTGAAATTTATGCTCTCTTGCTTTGACTGTTACCAGCCTTGTAAAGCTGATCTCTCAAGGACAAACCTAGTGCCTATTTCTCAGTTGTCTTTCTGCTTGACATTTGCAGATTTAGCACTCTTGGCCTTTCATGCCTTAAAAATGAGCTTCTTCTGGGATCCATGATTCTGTGCTAATTCATACTTTTCCTATCTCTCAGCGCTTTTCTGATTACCAATGATctgctctgtgactttgggcaaaagTTGAGCCAGAATAGTATCGTTTTATCAGGCTTTAATACTTGAGGTTATTCAACTGTACTGTAAGCAGCTTGAAGGCAGAAATCTTGTTTTAGAATCCTGTAAAACATCATAGAGTACTGAGTAGACCCTACCTGCCCTATTCTTACTGTTTCCTTATTCCAGTTTTATCCCCTGCTAGCCTTTATTTGAAATGGCCTAAAAATTTATTCTTGTCTGTCCATTCCTCCTGCATGGTGGCCAAGTTCTCAGTAATTTGGGGGTAGATTACAAGAGTAAATGCATCACTGCTATCCTCATCTCCCTATCTTTATCTAGCTACCCGACTAAACTACCACTACTACAACTATAGACTAATGTTCAAATTAGTCTATAGTTGCCCAGTTAGCAccccagaaaaaattaaaactccttTGAATCAGGCCTTCCACTGTTGGGTCTATTTACCTTTACTTTTCATCACTACATGTGGCCAGCATCTCATTCCTATTACACTCATATCACATTTGGCTTCTTTTGAAACTGTTCTATCGTACCCTTTTactgtccttttttttcctttgaatctcCAGAAATCCTAGTcactccccctttttaaaagcccctcTCAATCCTTACTTTTCTGGGAGACTTTAATTTCCCCACCTTAGAAATCCTTTGCGGCGATGGTTTGCATTATTCTCCTTCattagacattttcttttttctgttctctggttctttcttttttttttaaatttttttttattaatcaaaaaaaagaaaagaaattaacacaacatttagaaatcattccattctacacatgcactcagtaattcttagtatcatcacatagatgtatgatcatcatttcttagtacatttgcatcgatttaggaaaagaactagcaaaacagcagaaaaagatatagaatgttaatatagagaagagaattaagataatactaataaatatatatatatatataaaagaaaaagaaaaaaaacaaaagatacaaacaaacaaacaaaaaacgatatttcaggtgcagcttcattcagtgttccaacatagttacattacacttaggtattattgtgctgtccatttttgagtttttgtatctagtcctgttgcacagtctgtatcccttcagctccagttacccattatcttaccctgtttctaactcctgctggtctctgttaccaatgatatattccaagctgattctcgaatgtcggttcacatcagtgggaccatacaatatttgtcctttagtttttgactagactcactcagcataatgttctctaggtccatccatgttattacatgcttcatataAACTTATgaagtctgtcttaaagctgcataatattccatcgtaggtatacgccacagtttgtttagccactcgtctgttgatgaacattttggctgtttccatctctttgcaattgtagataatgctgctataaacact
This region of Tamandua tetradactyla isolate mTamTet1 chromosome 25, mTamTet1.pri, whole genome shotgun sequence genomic DNA includes:
- the ZNF391 gene encoding zinc finger protein 391, with amino-acid sequence MESLRENIAKGPMNEEVYKNKGRLLRHAKNPAQKKPSSEKTEIKKVKVSVSLKKVSTGEGNLESNEFSLSPNLNTQQKIPKGDRSHTSRKNTKDDSDLIKHQKLFPRRKPCKRNECGKAFSYQSDLIVHSRVRGGEKPFACSECGRTFSRSTHFIEHQRTHTGEKPYECSECGKAFGRSTHLSLHQRIHTGEKPYECSECGKAFSRSTNLSQHQRIHTQEKPYKCNECGKAFSDRSSVIQHQRIHTGENPYECSECGKAFSWISSLIEHQRTHTGENPYVCSDCGKVFSRSSSLIEHQRIHTGEKPHECRVCGKGFARSSSLIIHQRTHTGEKPYKCNGCGKAFSQSSTLIRHQQLHTNE